A portion of the Streptococcus urinalis 2285-97 genome contains these proteins:
- a CDS encoding ROK family glucokinase — MAKKLLGIDLGGTTVKFGILTQEGEVQEKWAIETNILENGKHIVPDIIASIKHRLELYGLSKEDFIGMGMGSPGAVDREKNTVTGAFNLNWKDTQEVGSLIEKELGIPFAIDNDANVAALGERWVGAGENNPDVVFMTLGTGVGGGIIADGNLIHGFGGAAGEIGHMIVEPENGFACTCGNNGCLETVASATGVVKVARLLAEEYEGNSHIKAAIDNGESVTSKDIFVAAESGDQFADSVVEKVGNYLGLASANISNILNPDSVVVGGGVSAAGEFLRERIEKYFMTYTFPQVRKTTKIKIAELGNDAGIIGAASLASQFAR, encoded by the coding sequence ATGGCTAAAAAATTACTTGGAATCGATTTAGGTGGAACAACTGTTAAATTTGGAATTTTAACTCAAGAGGGTGAAGTACAAGAAAAATGGGCTATCGAAACCAATATCCTTGAAAATGGGAAACACATTGTTCCAGATATCATTGCTTCCATTAAACATCGTTTAGAACTTTATGGTCTTTCTAAAGAAGATTTTATTGGAATGGGAATGGGATCTCCTGGAGCTGTAGACCGTGAAAAAAATACGGTAACGGGTGCATTTAATTTAAACTGGAAAGACACACAAGAAGTAGGCTCCCTTATCGAAAAAGAACTGGGTATTCCATTTGCTATTGATAATGACGCTAATGTGGCAGCACTCGGTGAGAGATGGGTCGGTGCTGGTGAAAATAATCCAGATGTTGTCTTTATGACATTAGGTACAGGTGTTGGTGGCGGTATTATCGCTGATGGAAACCTTATTCATGGTTTTGGTGGTGCAGCTGGTGAAATTGGGCACATGATTGTTGAGCCTGAAAATGGTTTTGCGTGTACTTGTGGAAATAATGGCTGTTTAGAAACTGTCGCCTCAGCAACAGGTGTCGTCAAGGTTGCTAGACTCTTAGCTGAAGAATATGAAGGAAACTCACATATAAAGGCAGCAATTGATAATGGTGAATCTGTAACAAGTAAAGATATCTTTGTTGCTGCAGAATCAGGTGATCAATTTGCAGACTCTGTCGTTGAAAAAGTAGGAAACTATTTAGGTTTGGCATCTGCAAATATTTCAAATATTTTAAATCCAGATTCAGTTGTTGTTGGTGGTGGTGTGTCAGCCGCGGGTGAATTTTTAAGAGAGCGTATTGAAAAGTACTTTATGACTTATACATTTCCACAAGTTAGAAAAACGACTAAAATTAAAATTGCTGAGTTAGGAAATGATGCAGGTATTATTGGTGCTGCAAGCTTAGCTTCGCAATTTGCTAGATAA
- a CDS encoding rhodanese-like domain-containing protein: MSVGVIILWIILLGIIAYFAWNYYSLRKTANFIDNDEFKHLAKSGQVIDVREPSSFQNKHILGARNFPPAQFKASLTALRKDKPVLLYDNLRGQNIARSIRILKKEGFKSIYVLQDGLDHWNGKIKEK; encoded by the coding sequence ATGTCAGTTGGAGTTATTATTTTATGGATTATCTTACTTGGTATAATTGCTTATTTTGCTTGGAATTATTATTCTTTGAGAAAAACAGCAAACTTTATTGATAATGATGAATTTAAACATTTAGCAAAATCTGGACAAGTCATTGATGTTAGAGAACCTAGTTCTTTCCAAAATAAACACATTCTAGGTGCTAGAAACTTTCCACCTGCACAATTCAAAGCATCACTAACGGCTTTGCGAAAGGATAAACCAGTACTTCTTTATGATAATCTTAGAGGTCAAAATATTGCGAGATCAATCAGAATCTTAAAAAAAGAAGGCTTTAAGTCTATTTACGTTTTACAAGATGGCTTAGATCATTGGAATGGTAAAATCAAAGAAAAATAA